In Bacillota bacterium, the genomic window AAGAACTAACAGTTCGTTCCAATAGAACAGGCGTGCCGTTTAAGCCCAATTTGAAAGAAACATTTTTGTACTTGTCAATTTCCCGGCCTGATCTAAAACCAAAGTGACCGATAAAATCTAAAGGCGTTTCTTTGGCTAAAACGGATACCGAAAAAACTTTACTGTCTTTAATAAATTCGTTGGTAAGATTTTTTCTGTTAATGCTTATTGCCACTGTGGCGGGATTTGAAGAAATTTGAAATACTGTATTGGCTATCTGTCCATTTAGTCTCCCTTCCCTGGTGGAACCAATAACATAAAGGCCGTAGCTTAACTTATGAAAAGCTTTGGTATCGACTTGTTTCGACCTCCTTTTCAATAAATTATTTTATATTTATAAAAAAACTGCGGTTGTCAGAACTTTCAACGAGTCTTTATACTCTGCCAGTAATATGTGCCCTTATAGGGCTGCTACCAGCAGCACCGCAAAATGCACGTTGGTTTAGCCAACCGCAATTGTCACTCTGGCGACCCTTAAAAGGGTCCTCGTGTTCTCTTACACTTGTCTTGTCGATCATTAAATCGTCATTTTCCTGATCCCTTATGTATTTTTGTATAATAGCCTTATTTAGTCCTACAATACTTACATAGTAACCTTCAGCCGAAAAATGACGATCTTCGTACTTATACCTCAAATTTGCATGTTTAATAAACAGTTGTGCTGCTGATTCTTTTCTATTTCTTGAGTCTATTTTACTTCTGCTTTCCATAAACCATGAAGGTTGCAGTAAGCGTATACCTCCGCATTTTTCTTATTACAGAATACGGCTTTAGGATCGTCAACTGGAGACAGTGAAATCCTTTCAGTCCCATCGTTACTAACTACAGCAATCCATTCTATATAGTGCTCTTCTGTCATGGGATGGAGGACTGACCCGACCTGGACGGTTATCTTCCCATTATCCCTTGTTGCAACAGGAATATGCTTTTCAAAGGACGCTTCCGTAGTGTTTGCCTTCAGCTCTGTCATTGGTTTGCCACAACAAACAAGCTGACCGCCTCCACGTTTTATCAAACCTACCAAGTTCCCACACAATTCGCATTTGTAAAAAGATACAGGTGCTTTCATCTTGATATCCCCCTTCTTTTATAAATAGGATCATTGCCTTTTACTTTTAATAAGTATTAGTAAGTAAGTATTAGTAAGCTTCTGCAAACAGTTCAAAATATGCTTGTGGATGAACACATGCCGGACATTTCTCGGGTGCTTCCGTTCCTTCATGTACATAGCCGCAGTTTCCACATTTCCACAAAACCTTTTCATCCTTTTTGAAAACCTTGCCATTTTCGATATTTGTAGCAAGCTTATTGAACCTTGTTTCATGCCTTTTTTCAGCTGAAGCGATCATTTTAAAGGCTGCTGCAATTTCAGGGAAGCCTTCTTCCTCTGCTGCCTTTGCAAATGCCGGGTAAAGGTCTGCCCACTCCTCGTTTTCACCACTTGCCGCTGCCTTCAGGTTATCAAGGGTGGCTCCTTGCGCAACAGGGTAAGCAGCATTAATTTCTATTGTTGTCGGCAGTTCCCCTTGAAATGCTTCAAGCAGGAATATATAAAACCTTTTCGCATGCTCTTTTTCATTGTCAGCTGTTTCAATAAAGATATTCTTGATCTGCTTGTAGCCTTCCTTGTCGGCTACCGATGCATAATAAGTGTAGCGGTTGCGTGCCTGAGACTCCCCGGCAAACGCCTTTAAAAGATTTTCAGCAGTTTTAGTTCCTTTTAAGTTCTTCATGAATTACCTCCCTGTCTTTTTTTTACATTTTTCTTTTATTTGCCAAGAATATTATACCATTTCATGTGTTATTCTGTCATTATTTTTAAGATTCCAAATTGCTGGTTTATATTTCTTAAAGAAAGTGATCTATTTGTTACAAAACTGCATCAGGATCCTTTATATTAATGTTTGGAGTGCGCTTTAAGTCTACAGGAAGAGCACAACGACCTAACTGTTTAACTATTCTAAAATTGCCCTTATATCTCTCCAGTTCTTATCCAATAGTGCAAGGTACTTTTGGTAAAACATATCACTATGCTGTTTTTCCCATCCGGCCAGCTCGGAAAGC contains:
- a CDS encoding desulfoferrodoxin FeS4 iron-binding domain-containing protein, with translation MKAPVSFYKCELCGNLVGLIKRGGGQLVCCGKPMTELKANTTEASFEKHIPVATRDNGKITVQVGSVLHPMTEEHYIEWIAVVSNDGTERISLSPVDDPKAVFCNKKNAEVYAYCNLHGLWKAEVK
- a CDS encoding rubrerythrin family protein, producing MKNLKGTKTAENLLKAFAGESQARNRYTYYASVADKEGYKQIKNIFIETADNEKEHAKRFYIFLLEAFQGELPTTIEINAAYPVAQGATLDNLKAAASGENEEWADLYPAFAKAAEEEGFPEIAAAFKMIASAEKRHETRFNKLATNIENGKVFKKDEKVLWKCGNCGYVHEGTEAPEKCPACVHPQAYFELFAEAY